The Myxococcaceae bacterium JPH2 genome contains a region encoding:
- a CDS encoding oligosaccharide flippase family protein: MDALAQPVPERAPRRSLLASARPLILARLLTAGLTFCIPLALARILDLGGYGTYKQALLIAQTLYYVLPFGVAQGLYFFLPRTERPRPYLGQTLLYLACAGGVAALLLALFLAPLASAFSNPGLLAHRVPLSLYVLGVLGAFPLEASLTARGRTGSAAIAYLASDAVRTAAMLVPIALGLGLGGLVWGLAGFALARMAVAWALFVVLGGDGPLLDGAAFRAQLRYALPFGLSVLLTMVAQYGHQFAVSAAVTPEAFAFYAVACFQLPLVDLLYTPVSEVLMVRLGELERTGHVDEAAAAFRDTVARLATWFFPLAMLLFACAPEFITVLFGARFLPAVPLFRLTVLGTGLSCLPVDAVLRGLNHNPALLRAALLKALVALGLLIPGLWALGVTGALASVALTEVFGASWLLWQVRRALRVSEWGALLPGDALLRRAVASVGAALPCLGAHVALGPRLAALPSGWLWRVLPLGAGGLLFTAAYLALLGRLGVTVREVLGGASPAGGGT; encoded by the coding sequence GTGGACGCGTTGGCACAGCCGGTGCCCGAGAGGGCGCCGCGGCGCTCGCTGCTCGCCAGCGCGCGACCGCTCATCCTCGCGCGGCTGCTCACCGCGGGGCTCACCTTCTGCATCCCGCTGGCGCTCGCGCGCATCCTCGACCTGGGCGGCTACGGCACCTACAAGCAGGCGCTGCTCATCGCCCAGACCCTCTACTACGTGCTGCCCTTCGGGGTGGCCCAGGGGCTCTACTTCTTCCTGCCGCGCACGGAGCGACCTCGCCCCTACCTGGGCCAGACGCTCCTCTACCTCGCCTGCGCCGGAGGCGTGGCGGCGCTCTTGCTCGCGCTCTTCCTGGCGCCGCTCGCCTCGGCGTTCTCCAACCCGGGCCTGCTCGCGCACCGCGTTCCCTTGAGCCTGTACGTGCTCGGCGTGCTCGGTGCGTTTCCGCTGGAGGCCTCCCTCACGGCGCGGGGGCGCACGGGCTCCGCGGCCATCGCGTATCTGGCCTCGGACGCGGTGCGCACGGCGGCCATGCTGGTGCCCATCGCGCTGGGGCTGGGGCTGGGGGGACTGGTGTGGGGCCTGGCGGGGTTCGCGCTCGCGCGCATGGCGGTGGCCTGGGCGTTGTTCGTGGTGCTGGGCGGTGACGGGCCGCTCTTGGACGGCGCCGCGTTCCGCGCGCAGTTGCGCTACGCGCTGCCCTTCGGGCTGTCGGTGCTGCTGACGATGGTGGCGCAGTATGGCCACCAGTTCGCAGTGAGCGCGGCGGTGACGCCCGAGGCCTTCGCCTTCTACGCGGTGGCGTGCTTCCAGCTCCCGCTGGTGGACCTGCTCTACACGCCCGTGAGCGAGGTGCTCATGGTGCGGCTGGGCGAGCTGGAGCGCACCGGCCACGTGGACGAAGCGGCGGCGGCCTTCCGAGACACCGTGGCGCGGCTGGCCACCTGGTTCTTCCCGCTGGCGATGCTCCTGTTCGCGTGCGCGCCCGAGTTCATCACCGTGCTATTCGGCGCGCGCTTCCTGCCCGCGGTGCCGCTCTTCCGCCTCACGGTGCTGGGCACCGGCCTGTCCTGCCTGCCGGTGGACGCGGTGCTGCGCGGGCTCAACCACAACCCGGCGCTCCTGCGCGCCGCGCTGCTCAAGGCGCTGGTGGCGTTGGGCCTGCTCATCCCCGGGTTGTGGGCGCTGGGCGTGACGGGCGCGCTCGCGTCGGTGGCGCTCACCGAGGTGTTCGGCGCGTCGTGGCTCCTGTGGCAGGTGCGCCGCGCGCTGCGGGTCTCCGAGTGGGGCGCGCTCTTGCCCGGGGACGCGCTGCTGCGTCGCGCGGTGGCGAGCGTGGGCGCGGCGCTGCCCTGCCTGGGCGCGCACGTGGCGCTGGGGCCCCGCTTGGCCGCGCTGCCCTCGGGCTGGCTCTGGCGCGTGCTCCCGCTGGGCGCGGGCGGCCTGCTCTTCACGGCCGCGTATCTCGCGCTGCTCGGCCGGCTGGGCGTCACGGTGCGCGAGGTGTTGGGCGGGGCAAGTCCCGCGGGAGGTGGAACATGA
- a CDS encoding serine acetyltransferase: MGPDALTFHRTARWLHARRVPVIPQLLGMLTHVLFRAQLPPDADLGEHCALGYGGLGVVVAPGVRVGPYGFLSHQVTLCERPGAQGVPQLGAYVYVGAGAQIRGPVRVADFAVIGANAVVETDVARGAIVTGIPAREVRREPDPPAAYKRDTGQCVDPAVLVPAPRSRRG; this comes from the coding sequence ATGGGTCCCGACGCGCTGACCTTTCACCGCACCGCGCGCTGGCTTCATGCGCGCCGCGTGCCGGTAATCCCTCAACTGCTTGGCATGCTCACGCATGTGCTGTTTCGCGCCCAGCTCCCGCCGGACGCGGACCTGGGCGAGCACTGTGCATTGGGCTACGGCGGCCTGGGCGTGGTGGTGGCCCCTGGCGTGCGCGTGGGGCCCTACGGCTTCCTGTCGCACCAGGTGACGCTCTGTGAGCGGCCTGGCGCCCAGGGGGTGCCGCAGCTGGGCGCCTACGTCTACGTGGGCGCGGGCGCGCAGATTCGCGGGCCGGTGCGGGTGGCGGACTTCGCCGTCATCGGCGCCAACGCCGTGGTGGAGACGGATGTGGCGCGCGGGGCCATCGTCACCGGCATCCCCGCGCGAGAGGTGCGGCGCGAGCCCGACCCGCCCGCCGCCTACAAGCGGGATACCGGGCAGTGCGTGGACCCCGCGGTCCTGGTGCCCGCGCCGCGCTCGCGTCGCGGTTGA
- a CDS encoding GNAT family N-acetyltransferase: MDTLDEQQAQEPVTQATPSGSVPAVEPPVPREVPLAPPSNEVRPSHSRSEFFDTTPGARTVPASLSVTEARTYSAFAGLRAEWTALLTRTDDQLFYRHEFIDAWLTHFASDARFRVLTARDSGGRLRAVLPLLERRTWCAGAPVRQLISPTNAHSCRFDMLAEDAPAAGAAFLRHLESDPEWDLLQLQDVPHGGRAWSLYRAAEERGLPVGTWKSMDSPYLLLPASLPELHARWSKNLRSGLRRRRKRLDELGPVTVERVCGGEQLDARLSEGFAIERGGWKGERGTAISQDPATLGFYTRLARDAADSGHLSLYMLRSAGRAIAFDFAFAYQGRYLTLKPAYDEAFQQYSPGQLLTAAALEDGVSSGLTECDLLGENMPCKAVWADRLRPHSWLFVFRDTRFGRALCSAKFRWLPAARRMVTRWVPTR; this comes from the coding sequence ATGGACACCCTAGACGAACAGCAGGCCCAGGAGCCGGTGACGCAAGCCACCCCGTCCGGTTCCGTCCCCGCGGTGGAGCCCCCCGTTCCGCGCGAGGTGCCGCTGGCGCCTCCGTCCAACGAGGTGCGGCCGTCCCACAGTCGCTCCGAGTTCTTCGACACGACGCCCGGCGCGCGCACCGTCCCCGCGAGCCTGTCGGTGACGGAGGCGCGCACGTACTCGGCCTTCGCGGGCCTGCGCGCGGAGTGGACGGCGCTGCTGACGCGCACGGATGATCAGCTCTTCTACCGGCACGAGTTCATCGACGCGTGGTTGACCCACTTCGCCTCGGACGCGCGCTTCCGCGTGCTGACGGCGCGCGACTCCGGGGGCCGGCTGCGCGCGGTGCTTCCGCTGTTGGAGCGGCGCACGTGGTGCGCGGGCGCTCCGGTGCGTCAGCTCATCAGCCCCACCAACGCGCACTCCTGCCGCTTCGACATGTTGGCGGAGGACGCGCCGGCGGCGGGCGCCGCCTTCTTGCGGCACCTGGAGTCGGACCCGGAATGGGACCTGCTGCAGCTCCAGGACGTGCCCCACGGAGGACGCGCGTGGAGCCTGTACCGGGCGGCCGAGGAGCGGGGCCTGCCGGTGGGGACGTGGAAGTCCATGGACTCGCCCTACCTGTTGCTGCCCGCGTCGCTGCCGGAGCTGCACGCGCGCTGGAGCAAGAACCTGCGCTCGGGGCTGCGGCGCCGTCGCAAGCGATTGGACGAACTGGGGCCGGTCACGGTGGAGCGGGTGTGCGGCGGTGAGCAGCTCGACGCGCGCTTGTCCGAGGGCTTCGCCATCGAGCGCGGCGGCTGGAAGGGCGAGCGCGGTACGGCCATCTCGCAGGACCCGGCGACGCTGGGGTTCTACACGCGGCTGGCGCGCGACGCGGCGGACTCGGGCCACCTGTCGCTCTACATGCTGCGCTCGGCGGGGCGGGCCATCGCCTTCGACTTCGCGTTCGCCTACCAGGGGCGCTACCTCACCCTGAAGCCCGCCTACGACGAGGCATTTCAGCAGTACAGCCCGGGCCAGCTGCTCACCGCGGCGGCGCTGGAGGACGGCGTGTCGTCCGGGCTCACCGAGTGCGACCTGCTGGGCGAGAACATGCCGTGCAAAGCGGTGTGGGCGGATCGCCTGCGGCCTCACAGTTGGCTCTTTGTCTTTCGCGACACGCGCTTCGGCCGCGCGCTGTGCTCGGCCAAGTTTCGCTGGTTGCCTGCTGCCCGACGGATGGTGACTCGATGGGTCCCGACGCGCTGA
- a CDS encoding GNAT family N-acetyltransferase: protein MTMQGQTQALQDAVTGETVWLEGLGYPMAPLSQLARDAQVERCEPTALRAGDFAVVQHANGTLAAYLVLAAGVKPQTAPFWGEPGEEIPKLLGRVTALRVGAGRREFKLGTLSRLGARAAREALRLMRRSGAPRLLGSARAMWEGLPPVLAMKRHRMLPLTARPLVPSDREALAAFARAEVPARVEHLDAQLLGRWQEGGIAVGAFDRHGKLCGLIYLDEYRREGLDVDGVWVRSLVVSSRARRVGVAREMSLVAEARAREMGITLLCADLRPDNTPVLKLLAYWGFRPASAADADAFNATCKRAGLEEGWAVWHYDVPATPRARTRGSRR from the coding sequence ATGACGATGCAGGGACAGACGCAAGCGCTCCAGGACGCGGTGACGGGTGAGACGGTGTGGCTGGAGGGCCTGGGCTATCCCATGGCGCCGCTCTCGCAGCTCGCGCGCGACGCGCAGGTGGAGCGGTGCGAGCCCACGGCGCTGCGCGCGGGAGACTTCGCGGTGGTGCAGCACGCCAACGGCACCCTCGCCGCGTACCTGGTGCTGGCCGCGGGCGTGAAGCCTCAGACGGCGCCCTTCTGGGGTGAGCCCGGAGAGGAGATTCCCAAGCTCCTGGGACGCGTGACGGCGCTGCGCGTGGGCGCGGGGCGCCGGGAGTTCAAGCTGGGGACGTTGTCCCGGTTGGGCGCGCGAGCGGCGCGCGAGGCGCTGCGGTTGATGCGGCGCTCGGGGGCGCCTCGGCTGCTGGGCTCGGCGCGCGCGATGTGGGAGGGCCTGCCGCCGGTGCTCGCGATGAAGCGCCACCGCATGTTGCCGCTCACCGCGAGGCCCTTGGTGCCCTCGGACCGGGAGGCGCTGGCCGCGTTCGCGCGCGCCGAGGTGCCCGCGCGCGTGGAGCACCTGGACGCGCAGCTCCTGGGGCGCTGGCAGGAGGGCGGCATCGCGGTGGGCGCGTTCGATCGGCACGGGAAGCTGTGCGGGCTCATCTACCTGGACGAGTACCGGCGCGAGGGGTTGGACGTGGACGGCGTGTGGGTCCGCTCGCTGGTGGTCTCCAGTCGTGCGCGGCGGGTGGGGGTGGCGCGGGAGATGAGCCTGGTGGCCGAGGCGCGGGCGCGGGAGATGGGCATCACGCTCTTGTGCGCGGACCTCCGGCCGGACAACACCCCCGTGCTCAAGCTGCTGGCCTACTGGGGGTTCCGTCCGGCGTCGGCCGCGGACGCGGACGCGTTCAACGCCACCTGCAAGCGCGCGGGCCTGGAGGAAGGCTGGGCGGTGTGGCACTACGACGTGCCGGCCACCCCGCGCGCGCGGACCCGGGGCTCTCGCCGATGA
- a CDS encoding MMPL family transporter, with amino-acid sequence MVDWIDRLSRRLVTALLERRRQVLLVATVLTLVGTALSIQLYGDLRSEVEELLPSDAPSVVAARVLTPRLYDVNHLSVVLEGNDPQALRRFADALAERLRTLPPTLVRSVEYRVDAERAFFQRFGLFYLPVEDLRTLVARVRARMQWERMHLNPFMVDLIDADAKPPSLDFRDLLGHSGAGLASVDRFRSGYYQSQDGKRLVLLVRPPQVTTGYAFNHTMLEEVRRQVQALHPEHFDPSMRVGYDGEVATMMEEQAALQSDLLTSGVVVLAGVTGVLWLYFRRWRALAAIIGSLMVGCSVTFGLADVLIGHLNANTAFLGSIVVGNGINAAIIYLGRYLEERHAAVPVPEAIRIAWAGTVAPTFVASFAAGLAYLSLAVTRFRGFNQFGVMGGMGMALCWLSAYLVLPPLLYVLESPRPMELAHVVGARPLTSRLARWVVSRRGLIQVVSLVLLATSVAAVTSYQGPLVEADFNKLRARDSQKHGSIYWGHRVDEVFQSYLTPVVIVGDSAEDLQRVVDLLNARQRALGDQAILGEVRTARTLVPMDAEAKLPLMHELRALLPDSRLSMLPPALRHEARMYRPPANARPPRWDEVPLTLREPLTERDGTVGRVAFAYPKRVGSIDARYGLQLTDTIRAAIHDAGGRALSMGRPLLIADITHAILRDGPRATLLALAAVSALVFGVTRHARLALTVLAGLLLGVAWLVGLAALLRLRLNFLNFVVLPITFGIGVDYAANLILRYREEGPGSLSRVIEGTGGAVALCSSTTIIGYASLLMSRNQALANFGLLAAMGEVACLSAALLALPALLLPKQASTPEP; translated from the coding sequence ATGGTGGATTGGATCGACAGGCTCTCGCGGAGGCTGGTCACGGCGCTCCTCGAGCGTCGCCGGCAGGTCCTCCTGGTGGCGACGGTGCTCACGCTGGTGGGCACGGCCCTGTCCATCCAGCTCTATGGCGACTTGCGCAGCGAGGTGGAGGAGCTGCTCCCCTCGGATGCGCCGAGCGTGGTGGCGGCCCGCGTCCTCACGCCTCGCCTGTATGACGTGAACCACCTGTCGGTCGTGCTGGAGGGGAATGATCCGCAGGCGCTGCGGCGCTTCGCGGATGCGCTCGCGGAGCGACTGCGCACGCTGCCGCCCACGCTGGTCCGGTCGGTGGAGTACCGGGTGGACGCGGAGCGCGCCTTCTTCCAGCGGTTCGGCCTGTTCTACCTGCCGGTGGAGGACCTGCGCACGCTCGTCGCGCGCGTGCGGGCGCGCATGCAGTGGGAGCGCATGCACCTCAACCCGTTCATGGTGGATTTGATCGACGCGGACGCCAAGCCTCCCTCGCTCGACTTCCGTGACCTGTTGGGCCACTCGGGCGCGGGGCTCGCTTCCGTGGACCGCTTCCGCTCCGGCTATTACCAGTCACAGGACGGCAAGCGGCTGGTGCTGCTGGTGCGACCGCCTCAAGTCACCACCGGCTATGCGTTCAACCACACGATGCTGGAGGAGGTGCGGCGGCAGGTGCAGGCGCTGCATCCCGAGCACTTCGACCCTTCGATGCGCGTGGGCTACGACGGCGAGGTCGCGACCATGATGGAGGAGCAGGCCGCGCTCCAGTCGGACCTGCTGACGTCGGGCGTGGTGGTGCTCGCGGGCGTCACGGGCGTGCTGTGGCTCTACTTCCGTCGCTGGCGGGCGCTCGCGGCCATCATCGGCTCGCTCATGGTGGGGTGCTCCGTCACCTTCGGGTTGGCGGACGTGCTCATTGGCCACCTCAACGCGAACACCGCGTTCCTGGGCTCCATCGTGGTGGGCAACGGCATCAACGCCGCCATCATCTACCTGGGCCGCTACCTGGAAGAACGGCACGCGGCGGTGCCCGTCCCCGAGGCCATTCGCATCGCCTGGGCGGGCACGGTGGCGCCCACCTTCGTGGCCTCCTTCGCGGCGGGGCTGGCGTACCTGTCGCTGGCGGTGACGCGCTTTCGCGGCTTCAACCAGTTCGGCGTCATGGGCGGCATGGGCATGGCGCTGTGCTGGTTGTCCGCCTACCTGGTCCTCCCTCCGCTGTTGTACGTGCTCGAGTCGCCGCGGCCCATGGAGCTTGCCCACGTGGTGGGGGCTCGGCCGCTCACGTCCCGGCTCGCGCGCTGGGTGGTGTCCCGGCGCGGGCTCATCCAGGTCGTGTCGCTGGTGCTGCTCGCCACGAGCGTGGCGGCCGTCACGTCCTATCAAGGCCCGCTGGTGGAGGCGGACTTCAACAAGCTGCGCGCGCGCGACAGCCAGAAGCACGGCTCCATCTACTGGGGCCATCGCGTGGACGAGGTGTTCCAGTCGTACCTCACGCCGGTGGTCATCGTGGGCGACAGCGCGGAGGATCTCCAGCGCGTGGTCGACCTGCTCAACGCACGCCAGCGCGCGCTGGGAGACCAGGCGATCCTCGGCGAGGTGCGGACCGCGCGCACGCTGGTGCCCATGGACGCCGAAGCCAAGCTCCCGCTGATGCATGAGTTGCGCGCGTTGTTGCCGGACTCGCGGCTGTCCATGCTGCCTCCGGCGCTCCGACACGAGGCTCGGATGTACCGCCCTCCCGCGAATGCGCGCCCCCCGCGATGGGACGAGGTGCCGCTCACCCTCCGTGAGCCGCTCACCGAGCGCGACGGCACCGTGGGGCGCGTCGCGTTCGCCTACCCCAAGCGGGTGGGCTCCATCGACGCGCGCTACGGCTTGCAGCTCACCGACACCATCCGCGCCGCCATCCACGATGCCGGGGGCCGGGCGTTGTCCATGGGAAGGCCCCTGCTCATCGCGGACATCACCCATGCCATCCTGCGAGATGGCCCGCGCGCCACGCTGCTGGCGCTGGCCGCGGTGTCCGCGCTGGTGTTCGGGGTGACGCGCCACGCGCGGTTGGCGCTGACGGTGCTGGCCGGCCTGCTCCTGGGCGTGGCGTGGTTGGTGGGGTTGGCCGCGCTGCTGCGGCTGCGGCTCAACTTCCTCAACTTCGTGGTGCTGCCCATCACCTTTGGCATCGGGGTGGACTACGCGGCCAACCTCATCCTGCGCTACCGCGAGGAGGGACCCGGCTCGCTGTCGCGGGTCATCGAGGGGACGGGCGGAGCGGTGGCGCTGTGCTCGTCCACCACCATCATCGGCTACGCGTCCCTCCTGATGTCGCGCAACCAGGCGCTCGCGAACTTCGGCCTGCTGGCGGCGATGGGCGAGGTGGCGTGCCTGTCCGCGGCGCTGCTGGCGCTGCCCGCGCTCCTCCTGCCCAAGCAGGCGTCGACCCCGGAGCCGTAG